In Salarias fasciatus chromosome 2, fSalaFa1.1, whole genome shotgun sequence, one genomic interval encodes:
- the LOC115403287 gene encoding nucleolar and coiled-body phosphoprotein 1-like has protein sequence MSVNASEPELIQLIFSHLKEHGFHSAAEELQRLSPQGDTKLSSSLQDIYSSWLKNSKRKKHSASAKTAKSKGGGTPTKAKRTTSNKKDKPPKKTETKKAVPAKRKKREGKPAGDVKAKKSKSKGTKKTAGAEGSDSDSSLDVEKWKKLLLTMTEADQAKMDSINALDSTAPAPKKRVRKPRAKPSAKTASPGQTTRGADEAGADGEKKAATPTKTSSPKKSQSINTTHATSCKEKAAEDKPPASTVSPSEQKTTNVCEETSEPRKKKKKKKEKEAGDAEVEGIPNETSEDGKEKDSKEKKKHKKKVTEECVDRPVESKKKKKGNKGDDEKNDTEKDVVESKSSSAGSEDISEPAVKKKKAKKRKNEMNDLEDNLAHTEEKEVKKRKKTDAGEGFSEQVDLNETVPGSKETLEHKAEEKKAKKKKKRINGENSEQEVCENTEPNDSTALTNDKIAECECIEDKAEKKKAKKKKKRLAGEGSLELETSAVEEKVDSEQIAEEMTLGKQKKDSVDIEGSPQVKEKKKRKRDSTAGEPQEHTVEGKTTLKAKAERNGSFCEEVAEDKFTTESSLSDEKPIQTPEGKKKKKKKKGDCADSEPLPPFTLETPLTDKKKKKKSTVIPETPEASRQGAAATPTASSSHKKKRKSLENTEL, from the exons ATGTCCGTGAACGCATCAGAGCCGGAGCTGATCCAGCTGATCTtctcccacctgaaggagcatGGGTTCCActcagctgcagaggagctcCAGAGGCTCAGCCCACAG GGGGACACAAAACTGTCTTCATCCCTACAAGACATCTACAGTTCATGGCTGAA gaactccaaAAGGAAAAAGCATTCTGCTTCTGCCAAAACGGCCAAATCAAAAGGCGGAGGAACACCAACCAAAG CTAAACGAACCACTTCGAACAAGAAGGACAAACCTCCAAAGAAGACCGAGACAAAAAAG GCTGTTCCAGCGAAAAGGAAAAAACGAGAAGGGAAACCTGCCGGGGATGTCAAGGCAAAGAAATCAAAGAGTAAAGGAACGAAGAAGACTGCAGGTGCAGAGGGTTCGGACTCTGACAGCAGTCTGGATGTAGAGAAGTGGAAGAAACTGCTCCTGACCATGACGG aggcTGACCAAGCCAAGATGGACAGCATCAACGCTCTGGACTCCACCGCGCCTGCGCCCAAGAAGAGAGTCAGAAAACCCCGAGCTAAGCCCTCGGCAAAAACGGCCTCTCCCGGCCAGACGACTCGCGGGGCGGATGAAGCCGGCGCAGATGGGGAGAAGAAAGCTGCGACACCGACGAAGACGAGTTCACCCAAAAAGAGCCAGTCCATAAACACGACGCACGCCACTTCCTGCAAAGAGAAAGCTGCAGAGGACAAACCACCGGCTTCCACTGTCTctccttctgaacaaaaaacgACAAATGTTTGCGAAGAAACGTCTGAGcccagaaaaaagaagaagaagaagaaggaaaaggagGCGGGTGATGCTGAAGTGGAAGGAATTCCAAATGAGACAAgtgaagatggaaaagaaaaagatagtaaggagaaaaagaagcacaagaaaaaagtcacagaagaGTGTGTTGATAGACCAGTGGAgagtaagaaaaagaaaaagggaaataaaggaGATGATGAAAAGAATGACACTGAGAAGGATGTAGTGGAGAGTAAAAGTAGCAGTGCTGGTAGCGAGGACATATCGGAgccagcagtgaaaaaaaagaaagccaagaagagaaaaaatgaaatgaatgatcTAGAAGACAATCTCGCGcacacagaagaaaaagaagtcaagaagagaaaaaagactgATGCCGGTGAGGGATTTTCAGAGCAGGTGGATCTGAATGAAACGGTTCCTGGCAGCAAGGAAACGCTGGAGCACAAAGCcgaagaaaagaaagcaaagaagaagaaaaagaggataaATGGTGAGAATTCAGAACAAGaagtttgtgaaaacacagaaccaaATGACAGCACAGCGCTGACAAATGACAAGATTGCAGAGTGTGAGTGTATTGAAGACAAAgctgagaaaaagaaagcaaagaagaagaaaaagaggttGGCTGGAGAGGGGAGTTTAGAGCTAGAAACATCAGCAGTGGAAGAGAAAGTCGATTCAGAGCAGATTGCTGAAGAAATGACATtggggaaacagaaaaaagacagTGTTGACATCGAGGGAAGTCCtcaagtgaaagaaaagaagaagagaaagagggacAGCACAGCTGGAGAACCCCAAGAGCACACTGTCGAAGGAAAGACGACGTTAAAGGCTAAAGCTGAGCGTAATGGCTCGTTTTGTGAGGAAGTAGCTGAAGACAAGTTCACAACAGAAAGCAGCTTGAGCGATGAAAAGCCGATCCAGACGCCtgaagggaagaagaagaagaagaagaagaaaggggaTTGTGCTGACTCCGAGCCGCTGCCTCCATTCACCCTGGAGACCCCACTTACAGACAAGAAGAAaa aaaaaaaatccactgtgatcccagaaactcctgaagcgTCGCGTCAAGGTGCTGCAGCAACGCCGACTGCCTCAAGTAGCCACAAAAAG AAAAGGAAATCCTTGGAGAACACAGAGTTGTGA